One Gottschalkia purinilytica DNA segment encodes these proteins:
- a CDS encoding chromate transporter yields the protein MLLKLFISFFKVGAFSFGGGYAMLPFIQQEVIEANKWLTHSDFLDMLAIAQITPGPVSINVATFVGHKLSGILGSIVATTAVILPSFIVVLLISFFFEKFQESKTVQNMFKGLRPVVLGLIASAAIDIGKETIIDIKSIGIAILIFCLISFKRFNMILALLLAGILGVIMY from the coding sequence ATGCTTTTAAAATTATTTATATCTTTTTTCAAAGTGGGTGCATTTAGCTTTGGAGGAGGATATGCTATGCTCCCTTTCATACAACAAGAAGTTATAGAAGCTAATAAATGGTTAACTCATAGTGACTTTTTAGATATGCTTGCTATAGCACAAATTACTCCTGGGCCAGTATCTATAAATGTAGCTACATTTGTAGGACACAAATTATCAGGAATATTAGGATCTATAGTAGCAACTACAGCAGTTATACTTCCATCCTTTATTGTAGTTCTTTTAATTTCGTTTTTCTTTGAAAAATTTCAAGAATCCAAAACAGTTCAAAATATGTTTAAAGGACTAAGACCAGTTGTTTTAGGACTCATAGCGTCTGCTGCTATTGATATAGGTAAAGAAACGATTATAGACATAAAAAGTATTGGAATAGCTATTTTAATATTTTGTTTAATAAGCTTTAAGAGATTTAATATGATATTAGCATTATTATTAGCAGGAATACTAGGAGTTATTATGTATTAG
- a CDS encoding chromate transporter — translation MKLFRMFITFFKIGIFTIGGGYAMLPLIQKEVVEENKWLTNEEFLDALAISQSSPGAVSINCSIFIGYRVNGIIGAIVCTLGTSLPSLISILAVSIFLFKYRKLEIINKVFLGIRPAVFAMIAASVYTLGKSLKLGREGKILGVAGFIALVVFNINPIIVLILGAISSIVYYRTKVKGEE, via the coding sequence ATGAAACTTTTTAGAATGTTTATAACCTTTTTCAAGATAGGAATTTTTACTATTGGAGGAGGTTATGCTATGCTTCCACTTATTCAGAAAGAGGTTGTTGAAGAGAATAAGTGGCTTACTAATGAAGAATTTCTAGATGCTCTTGCAATATCTCAGTCCTCACCTGGAGCAGTATCCATTAACTGTTCTATATTTATAGGATATAGAGTAAACGGTATAATAGGTGCTATAGTTTGTACGTTAGGAACATCTTTACCTTCCTTAATTTCTATTTTAGCAGTTTCAATATTTTTATTTAAATATAGAAAATTGGAAATTATAAATAAAGTATTTTTAGGAATAAGACCAGCTGTATTTGCAATGATAGCTGCTTCTGTTTATACTTTGGGAAAATCATTAAAACTAGGAAGGGAAGGGAAAATATTAGGAGTTGCAGGATTTATAGCACTAGTTGTATTTAATATAAATCCTATAATAGTCTTAATATTAGGTGCAATAAGTTCTATAGTGTATTATAGGACTAAGGTAAAGGGGGAGGAATAA
- the prmC gene encoding peptide chain release factor N(5)-glutamine methyltransferase, whose protein sequence is MVGEFTINTLLQKGIDILGEGDYFNPLLDAQLLLCHVLNVDKLYIYTHKNDKIDVEYVDKFLNLIEKRKERYPLQYILGKQEFMGLDFYVEEGVLIPRPDTEILIEKVIEIVNEGYFKEKEVINIIDIGTGSGAISLSLVHYIKNAFVYSVDISDIPIKVASINAERLGLTDKIKFLKGDLFFPLKDLGLYNKIDIIVSNPPYIPSREISGLQKEVSEFEPRLALDGGEDGLYFYRKITDDSLDYLSNDGILAYEIGHDQGKEVEKLLSEKDIFKCTEIVKDLAGHDRVVIGYKK, encoded by the coding sequence TTGGTAGGAGAATTTACAATAAATACATTACTTCAAAAGGGTATAGATATATTAGGTGAAGGGGATTATTTTAATCCCCTTCTTGATGCGCAACTTTTATTATGCCATGTTCTAAATGTTGATAAATTATATATTTATACACATAAAAATGATAAAATAGATGTAGAATATGTGGATAAGTTTCTAAATCTTATAGAAAAAAGAAAAGAAAGATATCCATTACAATATATATTAGGTAAACAAGAATTTATGGGGTTAGATTTCTATGTTGAAGAAGGAGTTCTTATTCCAAGACCAGATACGGAAATTTTAATAGAGAAAGTTATAGAAATTGTGAATGAGGGATATTTTAAAGAAAAAGAGGTTATTAATATTATAGATATAGGCACAGGAAGTGGCGCTATATCACTTAGTTTAGTTCATTATATTAAAAATGCATTTGTTTATTCTGTGGATATAAGTGATATACCTATAAAAGTTGCTAGTATAAATGCAGAGAGACTGGGACTTACTGACAAGATTAAATTTTTAAAAGGAGATCTATTTTTTCCTTTAAAAGACTTAGGATTATATAATAAAATAGATATTATAGTTTCAAATCCTCCATATATACCATCAAGGGAAATATCTGGACTTCAAAAAGAAGTTTCTGAGTTTGAGCCTAGATTGGCACTTGATGGTGGAGAAGATGGGCTATATTTTTATAGAAAAATAACTGATGATAGTTTAGATTACTTGTCAAATGATGGAATACTTGCATATGAAATAGGTCATGATCAAGGAAAAGAAGTAGAAAAACTTTTAAGTGAAAAAGATATTTTTAAATGTACTGAAATTGTAAAAGACCTTGCTGGACATGATAGGGTAGTTATAGGATATAAGAAGTAG
- a CDS encoding DUF1385 domain-containing protein gives MPNIKDIERKPKHMTKIGGQALIEGVMMRGPRDISIAVRKPDGEIELKVDPIDNMTTRNKFFKLPFVRGVVALIESMVVGTKALMYSAEFYETEEEKNKEPGRFEKFIQKIFKDKAEDIAIYITVLVSIAISIGLFMLAPTFLTNFIKSKVNNSIYLNLIEGVIRVTIFLIYLLGVSKLEDIQRVFQYHGAEHKTIHCYEYEEELTVENVKKHPILHPRCGTSFLFMVMIISILVFSFFGWPNPLQRFILRIILLPVIAGISYEINKIIGRSNGKFAYIVSYPGLMLQKMATTKEPDDSQIEVAIEALKGVIVADKEEDRW, from the coding sequence TTGCCAAACATAAAGGATATTGAAAGAAAACCTAAACATATGACTAAAATAGGTGGACAAGCTCTTATAGAGGGAGTAATGATGAGAGGACCCAGAGATATATCTATTGCAGTTAGAAAGCCAGATGGAGAAATAGAACTAAAAGTTGACCCTATTGATAATATGACTACAAGAAATAAATTTTTTAAACTACCTTTTGTAAGAGGTGTAGTAGCACTTATAGAATCTATGGTTGTAGGAACTAAAGCACTTATGTATTCAGCAGAGTTCTACGAAACAGAGGAAGAGAAGAATAAGGAACCTGGTAGATTTGAAAAATTTATACAAAAAATATTTAAAGATAAAGCAGAGGATATTGCTATATATATTACAGTACTTGTATCTATAGCTATTTCTATAGGGTTATTTATGTTAGCACCTACCTTCTTAACTAACTTTATAAAAAGCAAAGTTAATAATTCTATTTATCTTAATCTTATAGAAGGGGTCATTAGAGTAACTATATTTCTAATATATCTATTGGGAGTATCAAAGCTTGAAGATATACAAAGAGTGTTTCAATATCACGGGGCTGAACACAAGACTATACACTGTTATGAATACGAAGAAGAACTTACGGTAGAAAATGTAAAAAAACATCCTATACTTCACCCAAGATGCGGAACAAGTTTCTTATTCATGGTTATGATTATAAGTATATTAGTATTTTCATTCTTTGGATGGCCGAATCCACTACAAAGATTTATTTTAAGAATAATACTATTGCCTGTTATAGCTGGAATATCATATGAAATAAATAAGATTATAGGAAGAAGTAATGGTAAATTTGCATATATAGTTTCTTATCCAGGTCTTATGCTTCAAAAAATGGCAACTACAAAAGAACCTGATGACTCTCAGATAGAAGTAGCAATAGAGGCCTTAAAGGGAGTAATAGTAGCAGACAAGGAGGAAGATCGTTGGTAG
- the rpmE gene encoding 50S ribosomal protein L31 — MKKEIHPDYKKSTVRCACGNTFETGSVKEELRVEICSECHPFFTGRQKFVDAGGRVDKFNKKYGIK; from the coding sequence ATGAAAAAAGAGATACATCCAGATTATAAAAAATCTACAGTACGTTGTGCATGTGGAAATACATTTGAAACTGGTTCAGTTAAAGAAGAGTTAAGAGTAGAAATCTGTTCAGAATGTCATCCATTCTTTACAGGACGTCAAAAATTCGTTGATGCAGGTGGACGTGTTGACAAATTTAACAAAAAGTATGGAATTAAGTAG
- the rho gene encoding transcription termination factor Rho, which produces MDQSELQSKKLEELRTIAKDMGIKSCTKYKKNELIDLILENKQAENTENKNDIKIKNGPVKEMRSEFIQKYRNNEVASKNNEKINTSKVNDKAENRDRQQSMKIDDQVYNLSDKITEDVNVAEGILEIVDGYGFLRCENYLSGSEDIYVSPSQVRRFNLRTGDKIYGITRPPKSGEKYKALLYVKKVNGEDPETAVRRPDFDSLTPIYPEEKITLETKKHELSTRVIDLIAPIGKGQRGMIVAPPKAGKTTLLKSIANSIAENHPDIEIIILLIDERPEEVTDMQRSVKGDVVYSTFDELPKHHAKVAEIVLERAKRLVEHGKDVVVLLDSITRLARAYNLTIPPTGRTLSGGLDPGALHKPKRFFGAARNIEGGGSLTILATALVETGSRMDDVIFEEFKGTGNMEIHLDRKLSEKRIFPAIDIHKSGTRKEDLLLTKEELEVTWFIRRALSNSQVSEVTENFIDKLVNTSSNQEFLQVVSKKSNN; this is translated from the coding sequence TTGGACCAAAGTGAACTTCAAAGTAAAAAACTAGAAGAGTTGAGAACTATTGCAAAAGATATGGGGATAAAAAGTTGTACAAAATACAAGAAAAACGAGCTTATTGATTTGATATTAGAAAATAAACAAGCTGAAAACACTGAAAATAAAAATGATATCAAAATAAAAAATGGCCCAGTAAAAGAAATGAGGTCAGAATTTATTCAAAAATATAGAAATAATGAAGTAGCTAGTAAAAATAACGAAAAAATTAATACATCGAAAGTAAATGATAAGGCAGAAAATAGAGATAGACAACAATCTATGAAAATAGATGATCAAGTTTATAATTTATCAGATAAGATCACAGAAGATGTCAATGTTGCAGAAGGTATTCTAGAGATCGTAGATGGATACGGTTTCCTACGTTGTGAAAATTATCTGTCTGGAAGTGAAGATATTTATGTTTCACCATCACAAGTTAGAAGATTTAACTTGAGAACAGGAGATAAGATATATGGTATAACTAGACCACCGAAATCAGGTGAAAAATATAAAGCTTTGTTATATGTGAAGAAAGTTAATGGAGAAGATCCTGAAACTGCTGTAAGAAGACCTGATTTTGACTCTCTTACTCCAATATATCCAGAAGAAAAAATAACTTTGGAAACGAAGAAACATGAGCTATCTACAAGAGTTATAGATCTAATAGCTCCTATAGGTAAGGGACAAAGGGGTATGATAGTAGCACCTCCTAAAGCTGGTAAAACAACTCTACTTAAGAGTATTGCAAATAGTATAGCTGAGAATCATCCTGATATAGAAATAATAATTCTTTTAATAGATGAAAGACCAGAGGAAGTTACAGATATGCAGCGATCAGTAAAAGGAGATGTTGTATACTCAACTTTTGATGAGTTACCAAAACATCACGCTAAAGTAGCAGAGATAGTTTTAGAAAGGGCAAAAAGACTAGTAGAACATGGAAAAGATGTTGTTGTACTGCTAGATAGTATAACAAGACTTGCAAGGGCATACAATCTTACTATACCACCAACTGGTAGAACATTGTCAGGAGGACTTGATCCAGGAGCTCTTCACAAACCAAAGAGATTCTTTGGAGCTGCAAGAAATATAGAGGGTGGAGGAAGTCTTACTATATTAGCTACAGCACTTGTAGAGACAGGTAGTAGAATGGATGATGTAATATTTGAAGAATTTAAAGGAACGGGAAATATGGAGATACACTTAGACAGAAAGTTATCTGAGAAGAGAATTTTCCCTGCTATAGATATTCATAAGTCAGGTACTAGAAAAGAAGATTTACTACTTACTAAAGAAGAACTTGAGGTAACTTGGTTCATAAGAAGAGCTTTAAGTAATTCACAAGTTTCAGAAGTAACTGAAAATTTCATAGATAAACTTGTTAATACATCTAGCAATCAAGAATTTCTACAAGTAGTAAGTAAAAAATCTAATAACTAG
- the glpX gene encoding class II fructose-bisphosphatase, producing the protein MDRNLALNIVRVTEAAALSSAKFLGRGDKNAADQAAVDGMRKMFDTLNIDGVVVIGEGEMDEAPMLYIGEQIGQGNESSPKVDIAVDPVDGTTAVAKGLSNAIAVVAIAPRGCLLHAPDMYMDKIAVGPKAKGVINIEASVEDNLKAVAKALNKDISELTVNILDRERHEELITQVRNVGARIKLFSDGDVAAAIATCFDHSGVDVLMGIGGAPEGVIAAAALKCMGGEFQGRLVPYNEEEKARCTKMGIEDTNCVLSMEDLVKGNEIYFAATGISDGDLLKGVVYYENNMAKTYSMVTRAETGTVRFVEAIHKLDEKPEYAY; encoded by the coding sequence ATGGATAGAAATCTTGCGTTGAATATAGTTAGAGTAACAGAAGCAGCTGCCTTATCATCAGCAAAGTTCCTAGGTAGAGGTGATAAGAATGCAGCAGATCAAGCTGCAGTGGACGGAATGAGAAAAATGTTTGATACATTAAACATTGACGGAGTAGTAGTAATAGGAGAAGGTGAAATGGACGAAGCTCCTATGCTTTATATAGGGGAACAAATAGGACAAGGAAATGAATCAAGTCCGAAAGTTGATATAGCGGTAGACCCTGTAGATGGAACTACTGCAGTGGCGAAAGGACTGTCAAATGCTATAGCAGTAGTTGCAATAGCTCCTAGAGGATGTCTATTACATGCTCCAGATATGTATATGGATAAAATAGCAGTAGGACCAAAAGCAAAAGGTGTTATAAATATAGAAGCTTCAGTAGAGGACAATCTTAAAGCCGTTGCAAAGGCACTTAACAAGGATATATCAGAGTTAACTGTAAATATTTTAGATAGAGAAAGACATGAAGAGCTTATAACACAAGTTAGAAATGTAGGAGCAAGAATAAAGCTATTTAGTGATGGAGACGTTGCAGCAGCAATAGCTACTTGTTTTGATCATTCAGGTGTAGACGTACTTATGGGAATTGGTGGAGCACCTGAAGGAGTTATAGCAGCAGCAGCACTTAAGTGTATGGGCGGAGAATTCCAAGGAAGATTAGTACCTTATAATGAAGAAGAAAAAGCAAGATGTACAAAAATGGGTATAGAAGATACTAATTGTGTGTTAAGTATGGAAGACTTAGTTAAAGGAAACGAAATATACTTTGCAGCTACAGGAATTTCTGATGGGGACCTTTTAAAAGGAGTAGTATATTACGAGAATAATATGGCAAAAACTTATTCTATGGTAACTAGAGCTGAAACAGGAACAGTAAGATTTGTAGAAGCTATCCATAAGTTAGACGAAAAACCGGAGTATGCATATTAA
- the rbsK gene encoding ribokinase: MNKVTILGSLNMDLVVAVKNIPVVGETVLATNFNKIPGGKGANQAVASARLGAKVSMIGKVGDDEHGTILLENLKKDHIDYSYVFKDEVNPTGTAVISVDSKGNNSIIVISGSNMELNIDEVRKYKSVIEESDVIISQFEVPMDAIIEGFKIAKENGVITLLNPAPAKEISDELMKLTDIIVPNETEAFSITGVNIDSVESAKLAGIKLLEKGVKHVIITLGEKGAVLVSNDGCEIIPALKVDAIDTTAAGDSFIGALSTKLRKEDSLTHDLLKEAIPFANKVSSIVVTREGAQPSIPYLNEVE, translated from the coding sequence ATGAATAAAGTAACAATTTTAGGAAGTTTGAATATGGATCTAGTAGTTGCAGTGAAAAACATACCAGTAGTAGGGGAAACTGTTCTTGCAACAAATTTTAATAAGATTCCTGGAGGAAAAGGTGCAAATCAAGCTGTGGCAAGTGCAAGATTAGGTGCAAAAGTAAGTATGATTGGTAAAGTAGGCGATGATGAGCATGGAACAATACTTTTAGAAAACTTAAAAAAAGATCATATAGATTATAGTTATGTTTTCAAAGATGAAGTAAATCCTACAGGAACTGCAGTTATAAGTGTAGATAGCAAAGGTAATAACTCAATAATAGTAATATCTGGTTCAAATATGGAATTAAATATTGATGAAGTAAGAAAGTATAAGAGTGTAATAGAAGAATCTGATGTAATCATTTCTCAATTTGAAGTGCCAATGGATGCTATTATAGAAGGATTTAAAATAGCTAAAGAAAATGGAGTTATTACACTTTTAAATCCTGCACCAGCAAAAGAGATATCAGACGAACTTATGAAACTTACTGATATAATTGTTCCTAATGAAACTGAGGCATTCTCCATAACAGGAGTAAATATAGATTCAGTAGAAAGTGCCAAACTAGCTGGTATTAAGTTATTAGAAAAAGGTGTAAAACACGTTATAATCACATTAGGAGAAAAGGGCGCTGTACTTGTTTCTAATGATGGCTGTGAAATTATACCTGCGCTTAAAGTTGATGCAATTGACACAACTGCTGCAGGAGATTCATTTATAGGAGCATTATCAACTAAGCTTAGAAAAGAAGATAGCTTAACACATGACTTACTAAAAGAAGCAATACCATTTGCAAATAAAGTATCTTCTATAGTAGTAACTAGAGAAGGAGCTCAACCTTCAATTCCTTACTTGAATGAAGTGGAATAG
- a CDS encoding energy-coupling factor ABC transporter ATP-binding protein has protein sequence MSYVILKDIVFAYPNGYVAVENVSMEIGKGESVAIIGQNGAGKTTTVKLMNGLTKPTKGDVIIDGWNTKDYTTAQMSKKVGYVFQNPDDQIFHNDVYSEIEFGPRNLKLSEEEIKKNVDYAIEVTEIQDFLKDNPYNLPFSMRKFVTIASVIAMNTDVIILDEPTAGQDMVGMEMLARLIKSLKEKGKTVITITHDMEFVVRNFDRVIVMAHKNVIDDDDKRNIFWKHDILEEAGLKQPYISQLSKNLGINEKILDINDFINYIEEKHIDKGSGGRNE, from the coding sequence ATGAGCTATGTAATATTGAAAGATATAGTGTTTGCTTATCCAAATGGATATGTAGCAGTGGAAAATGTATCAATGGAAATTGGAAAAGGTGAAAGTGTAGCTATAATAGGGCAAAATGGAGCAGGAAAAACAACAACAGTAAAGCTCATGAATGGACTTACTAAGCCTACAAAGGGAGACGTAATAATAGATGGATGGAATACTAAAGATTATACAACTGCTCAGATGTCAAAGAAAGTAGGATATGTCTTCCAAAATCCTGATGATCAGATATTTCACAATGATGTATATAGTGAAATAGAATTTGGGCCTAGAAATCTTAAGTTATCTGAAGAAGAAATCAAAAAAAATGTAGATTATGCAATAGAGGTTACTGAAATACAAGACTTTTTAAAAGATAATCCATACAATTTACCTTTTTCTATGAGAAAATTTGTTACAATAGCTTCTGTAATAGCTATGAATACAGATGTAATAATATTAGATGAGCCTACAGCAGGGCAAGATATGGTAGGTATGGAGATGTTAGCAAGGTTAATAAAAAGTCTTAAAGAAAAAGGTAAAACAGTTATAACTATAACGCATGACATGGAGTTTGTTGTAAGAAACTTTGATAGAGTAATAGTCATGGCTCATAAAAATGTTATAGATGATGATGATAAGAGAAATATATTTTGGAAACACGATATATTAGAAGAAGCCGGACTTAAACAACCTTATATAAGTCAATTAAGCAAAAACTTAGGAATAAATGAAAAAATACTTGATATAAACGACTTTATCAATTATATTGAAGAGAAACACATAGATAAAGGGTCAGGTGGAAGAAATGAATAA
- a CDS encoding energy-coupling factor ABC transporter ATP-binding protein → MDIIEIKDLTYRYPIADKDALKDVNLKVKKGEFCAIIGRNGGGKTTLCNVIRGFVPHFHKGDLKGEVFIDGKNISEYSIGELAMKVGFVFQNPFTQVSGVKETVFDEIAYGLENLGVHPDEIRTRVEKVIELINIGHLRDKNPTELSGGQRQRVALASIIVMEPDILVIDEPTSQLDPQGTEEVFEIIKLMKNEGKTIILVEHKIELIAEYADHVILMDEGKIVLDGSTKEILSNEEVMELGTTLPQYALLGLEMRKRGIEIKDIPITESQTEAQLKKLLGIKEDKRS, encoded by the coding sequence ATGGATATTATAGAAATAAAGGATTTAACGTACAGATACCCTATTGCTGATAAAGATGCTCTTAAAGATGTTAACCTTAAAGTAAAAAAAGGCGAGTTTTGTGCCATAATTGGTCGTAATGGTGGAGGAAAAACAACTCTATGTAATGTTATAAGGGGGTTTGTACCTCACTTTCATAAAGGTGATTTAAAGGGAGAAGTATTTATTGATGGAAAAAATATAAGTGAATATTCCATTGGAGAACTAGCTATGAAAGTAGGATTTGTGTTTCAAAATCCCTTTACTCAAGTAAGTGGAGTAAAAGAAACTGTATTTGATGAAATAGCATATGGACTTGAAAATTTAGGAGTACATCCTGATGAAATAAGAACTAGAGTAGAAAAAGTAATAGAATTAATAAATATAGGACACCTTAGAGATAAAAACCCAACAGAGCTTTCAGGTGGTCAACGTCAAAGAGTGGCACTAGCTTCTATAATTGTGATGGAACCAGATATCCTTGTAATAGATGAACCTACTTCTCAATTAGATCCTCAAGGAACAGAAGAAGTATTTGAAATAATAAAACTTATGAAAAATGAAGGCAAAACAATAATTTTAGTAGAACATAAGATAGAATTAATAGCTGAATATGCAGATCATGTTATTTTAATGGATGAAGGTAAAATAGTATTAGATGGAAGTACAAAAGAGATATTATCAAATGAAGAAGTTATGGAACTTGGAACAACTTTACCTCAGTATGCTCTTTTAGGACTTGAAATGAGAAAAAGAGGAATAGAAATAAAAGATATTCCTATTACAGAAAGTCAGACAGAGGCACAACTTAAGAAACTTTTGGGCATAAAGGAGGATAAGAGATCATGA
- a CDS encoding energy-coupling factor transporter transmembrane component T, whose translation MLDKEQNFILGLYPTTKLLFTLLMIVSVFLIPGYVYAYSTIIIYCIIAGMAGKLNEYIKLIFKTMLILVIVIFAMQAFFYPGTDVIWQWKFLSIKKEGIMYGLSLTSKIVAFAGSLMLFFRITDIKDFVISLEKMGLPPTAAYVVLSTLQIIPEMKKRSEVIMNAQKTRGVEIEGGVLTRAKAFIPTLGPLVLSAIAGTEERAITLESRAFSAPVEKTRLYEPKDSKVDRILRRVILLVLIILIVGRMIQWIL comes from the coding sequence GTGTTGGATAAAGAACAGAACTTTATACTTGGTTTATATCCTACAACTAAGCTATTATTTACCCTATTAATGATAGTTTCAGTATTTTTAATACCAGGTTATGTATACGCCTACAGTACTATTATTATATATTGTATAATAGCTGGAATGGCAGGCAAACTAAATGAATATATAAAGCTTATATTTAAAACAATGTTAATACTTGTAATTGTAATCTTTGCTATGCAAGCATTCTTCTACCCAGGAACAGATGTTATTTGGCAATGGAAGTTTTTATCTATAAAAAAAGAAGGAATAATGTATGGATTAAGTTTAACATCAAAAATAGTAGCGTTTGCTGGAAGTTTAATGTTATTCTTCAGAATAACTGATATTAAAGATTTTGTTATATCACTAGAAAAAATGGGACTTCCACCAACAGCTGCTTATGTAGTTCTTTCAACGTTACAAATAATTCCAGAAATGAAAAAAAGATCAGAAGTTATTATGAATGCACAAAAAACACGTGGAGTAGAAATAGAGGGTGGAGTGTTAACAAGAGCTAAGGCATTTATACCTACTTTAGGACCACTAGTACTTTCAGCTATAGCTGGTACAGAAGAGAGAGCTATTACATTAGAGTCTAGAGCATTCTCAGCACCTGTTGAAAAGACAAGACTTTATGAGCCAAAGGACAGCAAAGTTGATAGGATTTTAAGAAGAGTAATTTTATTAGTATTAATAATTCTGATAGTTGGGAGAATGATACAATGGATATTATAG
- a CDS encoding ECF transporter S component — MKIKKGIAKDFSMMAVLLIPVAIAINIVGFQITQLLRLPIYLDTIGTIMVAMICGPWVGAVAGLLTNLINAIFNPVYLPFTFVSIAIGITTGYLSKKGMFLKLWKSIVSGIILTVVTTVIAAPITVLAFGGGTGHTTSAITATLLAAGQNIWKAVITSTIVGDSVDKIISAIIAYGIVKSMSSRYLSKLSYGEIYIKK, encoded by the coding sequence ATGAAAATTAAAAAAGGAATTGCTAAAGATTTTAGTATGATGGCAGTATTACTTATTCCAGTTGCAATTGCAATAAATATAGTTGGATTTCAAATTACACAACTTCTTAGATTACCAATATATCTTGACACTATAGGAACTATAATGGTTGCAATGATATGTGGACCGTGGGTAGGAGCTGTAGCAGGACTTTTAACGAATTTAATTAATGCTATATTTAATCCAGTTTATTTACCATTTACTTTTGTATCAATAGCTATAGGTATTACAACAGGGTATTTATCAAAAAAAGGAATGTTCTTAAAGTTATGGAAATCTATAGTATCAGGAATTATTTTAACAGTAGTTACTACAGTTATAGCAGCTCCAATTACAGTTTTAGCTTTTGGAGGAGGAACAGGTCATACAACATCAGCTATAACAGCTACTCTTCTTGCAGCAGGTCAAAATATTTGGAAAGCAGTAATTACATCAACAATTGTAGGAGATTCAGTAGATAAGATAATTTCAGCTATTATTGCTTATGGTATAGTTAAGAGCATGTCTTCAAGATATTTATCAAAACTTAGCTATGGTGAAATATATATTAAAAAATAA
- a CDS encoding nucleoside hydrolase, with the protein MNKKPVIIDCDPGLDDAIALVLALSEESLDVKCITTSAGNQTPEKTLNNALKVLSFIGKDLEVAQGAGKPILKDLVIAGDIHGESGLGGTELPEATLKKSNRSAIEAIVDILNKSDEKVTIIATGPLTNIGILLVSHPEIKDKIERITLMGGACFGGNKTPAAEFNIYVDPEAANIVFNSGIPIVMCGLDVTSKAQMFKKEINDMRNIGNKVGVMVADILDFYSSTTTPHFLSDGTKEEGPHLHDVCAVAYEIDPTLFITKKCNVVVETSGEYTKGSTVVDYNGVTDRVKNTEVVFDLDRKRFIDMLFNAVKKYNE; encoded by the coding sequence ATGAATAAGAAGCCAGTAATTATTGATTGTGATCCTGGGCTAGATGATGCAATTGCATTAGTATTAGCACTCTCAGAAGAAAGCTTAGACGTTAAGTGTATAACAACTAGTGCTGGGAATCAAACTCCAGAGAAAACTTTAAATAATGCATTAAAAGTATTGAGCTTCATAGGAAAAGATTTAGAGGTAGCACAAGGAGCTGGAAAACCTATTCTTAAAGATCTAGTAATAGCAGGTGACATACATGGTGAAAGTGGACTTGGAGGTACTGAGTTACCTGAAGCTACTCTAAAGAAGAGTAATCGTTCAGCGATAGAAGCAATAGTAGATATTTTAAATAAATCAGACGAAAAAGTAACTATAATAGCAACAGGTCCTTTGACAAATATAGGAATATTACTAGTATCTCACCCTGAAATAAAAGATAAAATTGAGAGAATAACATTAATGGGTGGAGCTTGTTTTGGTGGAAACAAAACACCAGCAGCAGAATTTAATATTTATGTAGATCCTGAAGCAGCAAATATTGTATTTAACTCAGGAATACCTATAGTAATGTGTGGGCTAGATGTAACATCAAAAGCACAAATGTTTAAAAAAGAAATTAATGATATGAGAAACATAGGAAATAAAGTTGGAGTTATGGTAGCTGATATATTAGATTTCTATAGTAGTACAACCACTCCTCATTTCTTATCAGATGGAACAAAAGAAGAAGGGCCACACTTACATGACGTATGTGCTGTAGCTTATGAGATCGATCCTACATTATTTATTACAAAGAAATGTAATGTAGTAGTAGAGACAAGTGGAGAATATACAAAAGGCTCGACAGTAGTTGATTATAATGGAGTTACAGATAGAGTGAAAAATACTGAAGTAGTATTTGATTTAGACAGAAAGAGATTTATAGATATGTTGTTTAATGCAGTAAAAAAATATAATGAATAA